From the Leptolyngbya sp. O-77 genome, one window contains:
- a CDS encoding aspartyl/asparaginyl beta-hydroxylase domain-containing protein, producing MYSIPNFQDISTDQISITQDNLWKTYFLYGYGYKAEQNCLRCPETTRLVEQIPGMKTAFFSILLPHKTIPEHRGPYKGLLRYHLGLKVPAAADHCGICVGGEVRHWQEGKSLFFDDTFPHFAWNHTDDIRVILFVDFIRPMRAPVSWFNQFMIQLIAWSPYVQSGRKNLLEWEAKQK from the coding sequence GTGTATTCCATTCCCAATTTTCAAGACATCTCCACGGATCAGATCAGCATCACCCAGGACAATCTGTGGAAGACCTATTTTCTCTATGGCTATGGCTATAAAGCAGAGCAAAACTGCCTGCGCTGCCCCGAAACGACGCGCCTAGTTGAACAGATTCCTGGCATGAAAACGGCATTCTTTTCTATCCTGCTACCCCATAAAACCATCCCAGAACATCGCGGCCCCTATAAGGGATTATTGCGCTATCATCTGGGGCTGAAAGTGCCCGCAGCAGCCGACCATTGCGGCATTTGTGTAGGGGGTGAAGTGCGCCACTGGCAGGAGGGAAAAAGTCTGTTTTTTGACGATACGTTTCCCCATTTTGCCTGGAATCATACCGATGACATTCGCGTAATTTTGTTTGTTGATTTCATCCGTCCAATGCGTGCGCCCGTATCCTGGTTCAATCAGTTTATGATCCAACTGATTGCCTGGTCGCCCTATGTGCAGAGCGGTCGCAAAAATCTTTTAGAGTGGGAAGCGAAGCAGAAATAA
- a CDS encoding glycosyltransferase family 39 protein: MFHVARSPLKFLQTPGQILERLLVFLILAGILFRGYGLGDRVYWVDEVATSVRISGYTRAEVTTQLSDGVPRTPADLQQFLHPAPDLPLTQVLRALVQSPEHAPLYFLLAHGWTKLWGSSIVAVRSLSVLFSLISLALIGRLTSQLFNSAPAGAIATTLLALSPFFVSYAQEARPYSLWSVTLLWSSLALWNAMRYATENVKQNVFGNEMQHSLRRWLPYGFSMAVGLYTSLLTALVLLGHGLYVLWVGNRAQRRGFLQAAALAVGLFLPWVFVVLGRWDTLQVNTEWMRQPMGVLPLLAIWLYNTSILLFDVPATLSPDLPTVAKLLTSTMLVLLLAIALRHLIRRTPRSIWGFVVLFALTIPTLLLGLDFLRNSQLSTAARYLLPFHLGMILVLSFYLTDLLRAQSPSRQRLGRGLMLCLVALCFLSYGFQLQQPPKYQKSRNLHNRAIAALINQTADQTIAPRLIAEPAQAMDLVSLSLDLPPQTQIQVIASMGENWRGDRLLLEPCQSMFLLNPSAALITRIQTETNQPVQETYRPQKLVPNELALSLWKVNQSCSFP, encoded by the coding sequence ATGTTTCATGTAGCGCGATCGCCTCTCAAATTTCTGCAAACTCCGGGTCAAATCCTGGAACGATTGCTGGTATTCCTGATTCTGGCTGGCATCCTGTTTCGGGGGTATGGGCTGGGCGATCGCGTGTATTGGGTGGATGAAGTTGCCACCTCGGTTCGCATTTCTGGCTATACCCGCGCCGAAGTCACCACCCAACTTAGCGACGGCGTTCCCCGCACGCCCGCAGACCTCCAGCAGTTTTTGCATCCCGCCCCCGATTTGCCCTTGACCCAAGTCCTCCGTGCCCTAGTTCAAAGCCCCGAACACGCCCCGCTTTATTTCTTGCTAGCCCACGGCTGGACAAAACTCTGGGGCAGCAGCATAGTAGCCGTGCGATCGCTCTCGGTTCTGTTCAGCCTGATCTCACTTGCACTCATCGGGCGACTGACCAGCCAGTTGTTCAATTCTGCCCCTGCCGGGGCGATCGCCACGACGTTACTAGCCCTATCGCCCTTTTTCGTATCCTATGCCCAAGAAGCGCGTCCCTACAGCCTGTGGAGCGTCACGCTGCTGTGGAGCAGTTTGGCGTTATGGAACGCAATGAGGTATGCCACGGAGAATGTGAAACAGAACGTTTTTGGGAATGAGATGCAGCATTCCCTTCGCCGCTGGTTGCCCTATGGATTCAGCATGGCGGTGGGGCTGTATACGTCACTGCTAACGGCGCTGGTGCTGCTGGGACACGGGCTGTACGTCCTGTGGGTGGGCAATCGCGCTCAGCGGCGTGGGTTCCTCCAGGCAGCGGCGCTGGCGGTCGGGCTATTTCTCCCGTGGGTGTTTGTCGTGCTGGGTCGCTGGGATACCCTGCAAGTCAATACTGAATGGATGCGTCAGCCGATGGGCGTTTTGCCGCTGTTGGCAATCTGGCTCTACAACACTTCCATTCTGCTGTTTGACGTACCCGCCACGCTGTCACCTGATCTGCCTACTGTTGCCAAACTGCTGACCTCTACGATGCTAGTGCTGCTGCTGGCGATCGCCCTCCGCCATCTTATCCGCCGCACGCCGCGCTCGATCTGGGGATTTGTCGTACTGTTTGCCCTGACGATTCCTACCCTGCTACTGGGGCTAGATTTTCTCCGCAATAGCCAGCTTTCCACCGCTGCCCGCTATTTACTCCCCTTTCACCTGGGCATGATTTTGGTACTGTCTTTTTACCTAACGGACTTACTCCGTGCCCAGTCCCCATCTCGGCAGCGACTTGGGCGGGGGCTGATGCTTTGCCTGGTTGCCCTCTGTTTTCTGTCCTACGGCTTCCAACTCCAGCAGCCACCCAAGTACCAGAAAAGCCGCAATCTGCACAATCGGGCGATCGCCGCGTTAATTAACCAAACCGCCGATCAGACTATCGCCCCCCGACTGATTGCCGAACCTGCCCAGGCGATGGATCTCGTCTCCCTCAGCCTCGACTTGCCTCCCCAAACGCAGATCCAGGTGATTGCCTCGATGGGCGAGAATTGGAGGGGCGATCGCCTATTATTAGAACCGTGCCAGTCTATGTTTCTTTTGAATCCCTCAGCAGCGTTAATCACCCGCATTCAAACTGAAACAAACCAACCCGTTCAAGAAACCTATCGTCCCCAAAAACTAGTCCCCAATGAACTGGCTCTGTCTCTCTGGAAAGTTAACCAATCTTGCTCTTTTCCATGA
- a CDS encoding glycosyltransferase family 39 protein: MVKNGGHIAKHPVWRWLVALALLLGILFRGYGLGDRVYWVDEVATSVRISGYTRAEVTTQLSDGVPRTPADLQQFLHPAPDLPLTQVLRALVQSPEHAPLYFLLAHGWTKLWGSSIVAVRSLSVLFSLISLALIRRLASQLFNSAPAGAIATTLLALSPFFVSYAQEARPYSLWSVTLLWSSLALWNAMRYATENVKQNVFGNEMQHSLRRWLTYGFSMAVGLYTSLLTALVLLGHGLYVLWVGNRAQRRGFLQAATLAVGLFLPWVFVVLGRWDTLQANTEWMRQPMGALSMLVVWLYSLVVLFFDAPVELGPAALVAAKFLTALLTLGAIALALWWTLRQPRVGSFVAALLLPVPVILVALDLIRQGQASATSRYLIPVQLAVLIAIAGWLSVGRSWQRGVLAFLLTVSFLSGLSNLHHIPDYQKSRNRHNPEIAARVNQQPSPQIIAESRYALDLVSLSQFLKPDTRVQILSSASMPPQQCEPFLLLNPSALLQQDIQQRDRPQITEVFRPKTLTDSDIYLSLWHVENPDRSCPSS, from the coding sequence ATGGTGAAAAACGGTGGGCACATTGCAAAACACCCGGTCTGGCGGTGGCTTGTGGCGCTAGCGTTGCTGCTGGGCATCCTGTTTCGGGGGTATGGGCTGGGCGATCGCGTGTATTGGGTGGATGAAGTTGCCACCTCGGTTCGCATTTCTGGCTATACCCGCGCCGAAGTCACCACCCAACTCAGCGACGGCGTTCCCCGCACGCCCGCAGACCTCCAGCAGTTTTTGCATCCCGCCCCCGATTTGCCCTTGACCCAAGTCCTCCGTGCCCTAGTTCAAAGCCCCGAACACGCCCCGCTTTATTTCTTGCTAGCCCACGGCTGGACAAAACTCTGGGGCAGCAGCATAGTAGCCGTGCGATCGCTCTCGGTTCTGTTCAGCCTGATCTCACTTGCACTCATCAGGCGACTGGCCAGCCAGTTGTTTAATTCTGCCCCTGCCGGGGCGATCGCCACGACGTTACTAGCCCTATCGCCCTTTTTCGTATCCTATGCCCAAGAAGCGCGTCCCTACAGCCTGTGGAGTGTCACGCTGCTGTGGAGCAGTTTGGCGTTATGGAACGCAATGAGGTATGCCACAGAGAATGTGAAACAGAACGTTTTTGGGAACGAGATGCAGCATTCCCTTCGCCGCTGGTTGACCTATGGATTCAGCATGGCGGTGGGGCTGTATACGTCACTGCTAACGGCGCTGGTGTTGCTGGGACACGGGCTGTACGTCCTGTGGGTGGGCAATCGCGCTCAGCGGCGTGGATTTCTCCAGGCAGCGACGCTGGCGGTCGGGCTATTTCTCCCGTGGGTGTTTGTCGTGCTGGGTCGCTGGGATACCCTGCAAGCCAATACTGAATGGATGCGTCAGCCGATGGGGGCGCTGTCGATGCTGGTGGTCTGGCTCTATAGCCTCGTCGTGCTGTTTTTTGACGCGCCGGTGGAATTGGGGCCGGCAGCGCTGGTGGCAGCCAAGTTTCTCACTGCATTGCTCACGCTGGGGGCGATCGCCCTTGCTCTGTGGTGGACTTTGCGACAGCCGCGAGTGGGGAGCTTTGTCGCCGCCCTACTGCTGCCCGTTCCTGTGATTCTGGTAGCGCTGGATCTCATCCGTCAGGGACAGGCCTCGGCCACATCGCGCTACCTCATCCCCGTCCAGCTTGCCGTGCTGATCGCAATAGCGGGCTGGCTCTCTGTCGGACGCTCCTGGCAGCGCGGCGTTTTAGCCTTCCTGCTCACAGTCAGCTTTTTATCGGGTCTGTCCAACCTGCACCACATTCCCGACTATCAAAAATCTCGCAATCGGCACAATCCTGAAATCGCCGCCCGGGTCAATCAGCAGCCTTCGCCCCAGATCATTGCCGAGTCTCGCTATGCCCTCGATCTGGTATCCCTCAGCCAGTTCCTCAAACCTGATACCAGGGTTCAAATTCTTAGTTCTGCGTCCATGCCGCCGCAGCAATGTGAACCCTTCCTTCTGCTAAACCCATCTGCATTGCTCCAGCAGGACATTCAGCAGCGCGATCGCCCCCAGATTACCGAAGTTTTTCGCCCAAAAACCTTGACAGATTCAGACATTTATCTATCCCTCTGGCACGTTGAGAATCCCGATCGATCCTGTCCTTCTAGCTGA
- a CDS encoding alpha/beta hydrolase, whose product MRFPNARRLYRILGGVVALYVATCGLVWAGQTRLIFRPDANIRTTPDAVGLRYQIVDLPVGTGRVRGWWIGANRDDAPTVLYFHGTGSNLGDLPRLAAQIRELGWAAFFIDYRGYGESQGHFPTEQSVYADAIAALDYLTQTRRIPPQRIVVMGRSIGGAIALELAIRNPNLAALVVESSFTSMREMISHFIPIQLLPVDLLLHQRFDSLAKVRSLQMPLLVIHGTGDRVVPVHMGQALYDAAPPPKELLLIPQAGHSNLRRINRTLYFQTLQRFVTRYANPAAKNHAIAP is encoded by the coding sequence ATGCGGTTTCCAAACGCAAGAAGGCTTTATCGAATACTGGGCGGCGTGGTGGCGTTGTACGTAGCGACCTGTGGGCTGGTGTGGGCAGGGCAGACGCGGCTGATTTTTCGTCCCGATGCCAACATTCGCACCACGCCGGATGCGGTAGGATTGCGCTACCAAATCGTCGATTTGCCCGTAGGGACGGGGCGGGTGCGCGGCTGGTGGATTGGCGCGAATCGGGACGACGCGCCGACGGTGCTATACTTCCACGGCACAGGCAGCAATTTGGGGGATCTACCCCGGCTGGCAGCGCAGATTCGTGAGTTGGGCTGGGCGGCCTTTTTCATCGACTATCGCGGCTATGGCGAAAGCCAGGGACATTTTCCCACCGAACAATCGGTCTATGCCGATGCGATCGCCGCCCTCGACTACCTCACCCAAACCCGCCGCATTCCGCCCCAGCGCATCGTGGTTATGGGCAGATCCATCGGAGGGGCGATCGCTCTGGAATTGGCAATCCGCAATCCTAACCTGGCCGCCCTAGTCGTCGAGAGTTCGTTTACCTCTATGCGAGAGATGATCAGCCACTTCATACCCATACAGCTTTTGCCCGTGGATCTCTTGCTGCACCAAAGATTTGATTCCCTGGCAAAAGTGCGATCGCTCCAGATGCCGCTGCTGGTGATTCATGGGACGGGCGATCGCGTCGTGCCTGTTCACATGGGGCAAGCGCTCTACGACGCTGCGCCGCCGCCCAAGGAACTGCTGCTGATTCCCCAAGCGGGCCACAGCAATTTGCGACGAATCAACCGGACGCTGTATTTCCAGACGCTCCAGCGCTTCGTTACGCGCTATGCCAATCCTGCTGCCAAAAATCATGCGATCGCCCCATGA
- a CDS encoding isocitrate/isopropylmalate family dehydrogenase: protein MGNRAYQLVALPGEGVGLEVVEAALAVLAHLATLHGFSVRVVDGLVGEPALQRFGVGFPEATARLCEGTDGILFGAVSKAGLLELRKRFDLFANLRPVRPVKSLRHRSSIKPEKLDGVDILFVRELVSGIYFGPSGRGVDGTAPYGFHTMQYADSEIRRIARVALQQAQQRRKKLAIAHKENALPCLPWTRLVQEEAAAFPDVTLVPMLMDNLAMQLVMNPQQFDVILAGNLFGDILSDIGGAIAGSIGLLGSASLNADGFGMYEAIHGTAPDIAGKGIANPMGTLASVELMLRQWGEQDAADHLAIAQEQLLEAGYRTADLITSPEDKFVNTKAFTEQLIQQLTNTQSYERT from the coding sequence GTGGGAAATAGAGCATATCAACTGGTGGCGCTGCCAGGGGAAGGCGTGGGCCTAGAGGTTGTGGAGGCGGCGCTGGCGGTGCTGGCGCATTTAGCAACGCTGCACGGCTTTTCGGTGCGAGTCGTGGATGGATTGGTTGGGGAACCGGCTTTGCAGCGGTTTGGTGTGGGTTTTCCGGAGGCGACGGCGCGGCTCTGCGAGGGGACAGACGGCATATTATTCGGGGCGGTGTCAAAGGCGGGCTTGCTGGAGTTGCGGAAGCGGTTTGACCTGTTTGCCAATTTGCGCCCGGTGCGCCCGGTCAAAAGTCTGCGACATCGCTCGTCGATCAAGCCGGAAAAGCTAGACGGGGTAGATATTCTGTTCGTGCGGGAGTTGGTTAGCGGCATTTACTTTGGCCCGTCGGGGCGCGGGGTGGATGGGACTGCTCCCTACGGCTTTCACACGATGCAGTATGCCGATTCCGAAATTCGGCGGATCGCCCGCGTTGCGCTTCAGCAGGCCCAGCAGCGGCGCAAGAAACTGGCGATCGCCCACAAGGAAAACGCGCTGCCCTGCCTTCCCTGGACGCGGCTGGTGCAGGAAGAAGCGGCAGCGTTTCCCGATGTGACGCTGGTGCCGATGCTGATGGACAATCTGGCCATGCAGCTCGTGATGAATCCGCAGCAGTTTGACGTAATTTTGGCAGGCAACCTGTTTGGCGACATTCTCAGCGACATTGGCGGGGCGATCGCCGGGTCGATTGGGCTGCTGGGGTCTGCCAGCCTAAATGCAGACGGTTTTGGGATGTACGAGGCGATTCATGGCACAGCGCCGGATATCGCGGGCAAGGGCATCGCCAATCCGATGGGGACGCTGGCCAGCGTGGAGTTAATGTTGCGACAGTGGGGGGAGCAAGATGCAGCAGATCATCTGGCGATCGCCCAGGAGCAACTGCTGGAAGCAGGCTATCGCACGGCCGATCTGATAACCTCGCCAGAAGACAAGTTTGTGAATACAAAAGCATTCACTGAGCAACTGATTCAACAACTGACGAATACACAATCTTATGAACGCACCTGA
- a CDS encoding aconitase/3-isopropylmalate dehydratase large subunit family protein, which produces MNAPENRSKNDSEKVLALGDDINTDDIIPAKRGTNLDPAHLKRYALEHIIGIDQLMNYDVIEAGANFGCGSSREIAAIALKAAGVREVRARSFADIFYRNSINIGLPLKHLGEAETHPIVAAITQAGGLFAFNQQRLRGDMALPPSNTPRRPMTMAEKLLARASGNAFVQPGEVVFARVDLAMSHDAIAAGVAQLFYQHFGESARIWERDRLVLVADHFIQINDIRVDPKADLLYQQMVEFAQAQGCHLLDVVSPGEAAGICHVLLPERGFVRPGMVIAGTDSHSCTYGAFGCFSTGIGTTDMANLLATGDLWVRVPPTLRICLEGTPAPEISAKDIMLFLLGQLGCDGAIGRVLEFCGGAIARMPMDERMTLANMAVECGALCGLIAPDAVTWEYLAERQRERTSEYLEEPLDDEAMAELGRAIASDADAEYERAYTFDLTDLEPQVACPPKPDQVVGISQLGRVPITKAFIGSCTGGKLHDLAEAAAVLKGNRIAPQVSLFVVPASQAVLQQAEALGYVEILEAAGATILKSGCGACINAGKGVLEAGENGIYATNRNFKGRSGDPTGNNYLASPRVVAVSAIRGYISRELG; this is translated from the coding sequence ATGAACGCACCTGAAAATCGATCTAAGAACGACTCTGAGAAGGTTTTAGCCCTGGGAGATGATATCAACACGGATGACATTATTCCCGCAAAGCGAGGAACCAATCTCGACCCGGCGCATCTGAAACGGTACGCGCTGGAGCATATCATCGGAATTGATCAGCTCATGAACTATGACGTGATTGAGGCAGGGGCAAACTTTGGCTGTGGCTCTAGTCGAGAGATTGCGGCGATCGCCCTGAAAGCGGCAGGTGTCCGCGAGGTGCGGGCGCGATCCTTTGCCGATATTTTTTATCGCAACAGCATCAATATCGGGTTGCCCTTAAAGCACTTGGGCGAAGCAGAAACCCACCCAATTGTGGCGGCGATTACGCAGGCGGGCGGGCTGTTTGCCTTTAACCAGCAGCGATTGCGCGGAGACATGGCCCTGCCGCCCAGCAATACGCCGCGCCGCCCCATGACGATGGCAGAAAAGCTGCTGGCGCGGGCATCGGGCAATGCGTTTGTACAGCCCGGTGAGGTGGTGTTTGCCAGGGTGGATCTGGCGATGTCCCACGATGCGATCGCCGCTGGGGTGGCACAGCTTTTCTACCAGCATTTCGGTGAGTCGGCAAGGATTTGGGAGCGCGATCGCCTGGTGCTGGTGGCGGATCATTTTATTCAAATCAACGATATTCGGGTTGACCCCAAAGCTGACTTGCTCTATCAGCAAATGGTCGAGTTTGCCCAGGCGCAGGGCTGCCACCTGCTGGATGTGGTGTCGCCCGGAGAGGCAGCGGGCATTTGCCATGTGCTGCTGCCGGAGCGGGGGTTTGTGCGGCCGGGCATGGTGATCGCCGGGACAGATTCCCATAGCTGCACCTATGGCGCGTTTGGCTGCTTTTCGACAGGCATTGGCACAACGGATATGGCCAACCTGCTGGCAACGGGCGATCTGTGGGTGCGCGTGCCGCCGACGCTGCGAATCTGCCTGGAGGGAACGCCCGCGCCGGAGATCAGCGCCAAAGATATCATGCTGTTTTTGCTGGGGCAGCTGGGCTGCGACGGGGCGATCGGGCGGGTGCTGGAGTTTTGCGGTGGGGCGATCGCCCGAATGCCGATGGACGAGCGGATGACACTGGCAAACATGGCAGTGGAGTGTGGGGCGCTGTGCGGACTTATCGCGCCTGATGCCGTGACGTGGGAGTATCTGGCAGAACGCCAGAGGGAACGCACTAGCGAATACTTGGAAGAACCACTGGATGATGAGGCGATGGCAGAACTAGGGAGGGCGATCGCCAGTGATGCGGATGCAGAATACGAACGCGCCTACACATTTGATTTAACCGATCTAGAACCCCAAGTCGCCTGTCCACCCAAGCCCGATCAGGTCGTGGGCATTAGCCAGTTGGGGCGGGTTCCCATCACCAAGGCGTTTATCGGCTCCTGCACAGGCGGCAAGCTGCACGATTTGGCGGAAGCAGCAGCAGTGCTAAAAGGAAACCGCATCGCGCCGCAGGTCAGCCTGTTTGTCGTCCCTGCGTCGCAAGCAGTGCTGCAACAGGCCGAGGCCCTGGGCTATGTGGAGATTTTGGAAGCGGCGGGTGCAACAATTCTCAAGTCGGGCTGCGGAGCCTGCATCAACGCGGGCAAGGGCGTTTTGGAAGCGGGCGAGAACGGCATCTATGCCACCAATCGCAACTTCAAGGGACGCAGTGGCGATCCCACGGGGAATAACTATCTAGCCTCGCCGCGAGTGGTGGCCGTTTCTGCAATTCGGGGATATATCAGCCGTGAGTTGGGATAA
- a CDS encoding 4'-phosphopantetheinyl transferase family protein — MSFPVPEIVKIAPTWLALSELKPLDPADVHLWFGVNLESGAESLPLLEQTLSPDEQARAAKFRQTGDRARFIIGRGILRHLLSRYTGLAPSAICFSYNSYGKPALKSPSNATPPLQFNLSHSGGLALYGFTQEHLIGVDLEQHRPLDVLALARSVFSESERAVLNPLPPAKQLTQFLQLWTCKEAYVKATGQGLSGLEQVEMAIAPNGSIRVPAFTNATNASPSDSCWQIQPVSLGNHFSGTFAVHKQAFNLYCYRLYSVQDLV; from the coding sequence ATGTCTTTTCCTGTTCCTGAAATTGTAAAAATCGCCCCCACTTGGCTGGCGTTGTCCGAGCTAAAACCCCTTGATCCTGCGGACGTTCATCTGTGGTTTGGTGTGAATCTTGAGAGCGGTGCAGAATCCCTGCCATTGCTTGAGCAAACTCTTTCGCCCGACGAACAGGCCAGAGCCGCAAAGTTTCGCCAGACGGGCGATCGCGCTCGATTCATCATCGGTCGGGGCATTTTGCGACACCTGCTCAGCCGCTACACCGGGCTTGCGCCATCTGCCATTTGCTTTTCCTACAATTCCTACGGCAAGCCTGCCCTGAAGTCCCCATCCAACGCCACGCCGCCACTGCAATTCAACCTGTCGCATTCTGGCGGGCTGGCGCTGTACGGATTCACGCAGGAGCATCTGATTGGGGTTGACCTGGAGCAGCATCGACCGCTGGATGTGCTTGCTCTGGCGCGATCTGTCTTTTCTGAATCAGAACGCGCTGTGCTAAACCCTCTGCCCCCCGCTAAGCAACTGACTCAATTTCTGCAACTCTGGACGTGCAAAGAAGCCTACGTGAAGGCAACTGGCCAGGGATTGAGCGGGCTAGAGCAGGTGGAGATGGCGATCGCCCCTAACGGCTCAATTCGTGTCCCAGCATTCACTAACGCTACTAATGCATCACCGTCTGATTCATGCTGGCAGATTCAACCTGTATCGCTTGGCAATCACTTTTCCGGTACGTTCGCAGTACACAAGCAAGCTTTTAACCTGTATTGTTACCGTCTTTACTCTGTGCAAGATTTGGTGTAA
- a CDS encoding substrate-binding domain-containing protein has product MKPEHDLCNNLKQVRLRLGMSQQDLAAIAGVSRQTIGGVEAGQYAPSTTVALRLSRALGCQVEDLFWLEQDAVELDALPTQNFPTDQATRLSLARVGGRWIAHPLKGNAAFRTEMVPADGEGRYDSTTQMLRVHLLDDLEKLHRTVVIAGCTPALSLWARAAERWHPDLRVHWTLDNSMCALDRLCCGEVHLAGMHLYDTATRDHNVPFVKTALQTQAVLQSVAAVVINLGSWEEGLLIQPGNPLHLKTIEDLTRPDVKIVNREAGAGSRQVLERSLQVAGIPPQAVRGFDTLAAGHLEVARAIATGQASAGVSTASVAAAFGARVHPAAASFSL; this is encoded by the coding sequence GTGAAACCCGAACACGACCTTTGCAATAATCTGAAGCAAGTCCGGCTGCGGCTGGGCATGAGCCAGCAAGACCTAGCGGCGATCGCCGGAGTGTCGCGCCAAACCATCGGCGGCGTAGAGGCAGGACAATACGCACCATCCACAACCGTCGCGCTGCGGTTGTCCAGGGCGCTGGGCTGCCAGGTTGAAGACCTGTTCTGGCTGGAGCAAGATGCGGTGGAGTTGGATGCGCTCCCGACCCAAAACTTTCCGACGGATCAGGCCACTCGACTCAGCCTGGCCCGAGTGGGCGGCCGGTGGATTGCACACCCGCTAAAGGGGAACGCCGCCTTTCGGACAGAAATGGTGCCTGCGGACGGGGAAGGCCGCTACGATTCGACCACCCAAATGCTGCGCGTCCACCTGCTCGACGATCTGGAAAAGCTGCACCGCACAGTTGTCATCGCGGGCTGCACGCCAGCACTATCGCTGTGGGCGCGGGCCGCCGAGCGCTGGCATCCCGACCTGCGCGTACATTGGACGCTGGATAACAGCATGTGCGCCTTGGATCGGCTCTGTTGCGGAGAGGTGCATCTTGCGGGAATGCATCTCTACGATACGGCCACGCGAGATCACAACGTTCCGTTTGTGAAAACTGCCCTGCAAACGCAAGCTGTCCTGCAAAGTGTCGCTGCTGTGGTGATTAATTTGGGCAGTTGGGAAGAGGGGTTACTCATTCAGCCTGGAAACCCGCTGCATCTCAAAACGATTGAAGATCTGACCCGACCGGACGTAAAGATTGTGAATCGGGAAGCGGGGGCGGGCAGTCGGCAGGTGTTAGAGCGATCGCTCCAGGTGGCAGGCATTCCGCCGCAAGCGGTTCGAGGATTTGACACCCTGGCAGCGGGGCATCTGGAGGTGGCCAGGGCGATCGCCACTGGGCAGGCAAGCGCAGGCGTTAGCACTGCATCAGTTGCCGCAGCGTTTGGGGCTAGAGTTCATCCCGCTGCTGCATCGTTCTCGCTATGA
- a CDS encoding sulfate/molybdate ABC transporter ATP-binding protein → MSLLVDIQKRLPSYTLNVAFSAEREPLGILGGSGSGKSMTLRCIAGIETPTSGTIVLNNRILYDSRKGINLPSRDRRVGFLFQNYALFPHLTVAQNIAYGLNKRQGLKQEKRELVQTVEAQLGRVQLAGFGNRYPHQLSGGQQQRVALARALAPNPDILLLDEPFSALDTHLRSKLEKQLIKTLADYNGIALFVSHNLEEAYRVCQRLLVLSSGTVIANGYKQDVFHHPKTMPVAQLTGCKNYTRIQPINQQTVRAPDWNCTLHTDEPVSSKHTHIGIRAHHIRFSHPPYPPNTFPAWLAWTSETPHRMTLFLKLGNAPRYAEDYHLQAEVFKEEWERLKDRPQPWHLTLDPLRLLLLE, encoded by the coding sequence ATGAGCCTATTGGTGGATATTCAGAAGCGGCTCCCCAGCTATACCCTGAACGTAGCTTTCAGCGCTGAACGAGAGCCACTCGGCATTTTGGGCGGGTCAGGATCGGGCAAAAGCATGACCCTCCGCTGCATCGCGGGCATTGAAACCCCCACCAGCGGCACCATCGTGCTGAACAATCGCATTCTCTACGACTCGCGCAAAGGCATTAACCTCCCCAGCCGCGATCGCCGCGTGGGGTTTCTGTTTCAAAACTATGCGTTGTTTCCGCATCTCACGGTCGCCCAAAACATCGCCTACGGACTGAATAAGCGCCAAGGGTTAAAACAAGAAAAGCGAGAACTCGTCCAAACCGTCGAAGCGCAGCTTGGGCGCGTTCAGCTTGCCGGATTTGGCAACCGCTATCCTCATCAGCTTTCCGGCGGACAACAGCAGCGAGTTGCCCTTGCTAGAGCGCTGGCCCCCAATCCCGATATCCTTCTGCTCGACGAACCTTTTTCTGCCCTCGATACTCACCTCCGCAGCAAGCTAGAAAAGCAGCTCATCAAAACCCTGGCAGATTACAACGGCATCGCTCTGTTTGTGAGCCACAATCTGGAAGAGGCCTATCGCGTGTGTCAGCGATTGCTCGTGCTTTCTTCGGGAACTGTGATTGCCAATGGATACAAGCAGGACGTGTTTCATCATCCGAAAACAATGCCCGTTGCCCAACTGACCGGATGCAAAAATTACACCCGAATCCAGCCCATCAATCAGCAAACAGTACGCGCTCCGGATTGGAACTGCACCCTTCACACGGATGAACCCGTCTCTTCAAAACACACGCACATCGGCATTCGGGCGCACCATATCCGCTTCTCCCATCCGCCCTACCCGCCCAATACCTTTCCCGCCTGGCTGGCCTGGACCAGCGAAACGCCTCATCGCATGACGCTATTCCTCAAGCTGGGCAACGCACCCCGCTATGCCGAAGACTATCACCTCCAGGCAGAGGTCTTCAAAGAGGAATGGGAACGCCTGAAAGATCGTCCCCAACCGTGGCATCTCACGCTAGATCCGCTCCGGCTTTTGCTGCTGGAATAA